Part of the Lotus japonicus ecotype B-129 chromosome 6, LjGifu_v1.2 genome, TTTCACATCTAGGGTTCTAAATCTTAGAATGTCAAAAAACACTTCCCGGATTTACAAAACTCGGAATATAACTTATCTCGGAATAGTAAAGTATTGTACCAATTTGAGGTGGGGTGAGAATTTGAGTGTTGAGGTGGGAAATTGAACTCCATAACTCAAGCTCAAACTCGACCCAGTCCAGAGTCTTATTATATGCCACCGTAGCTTTTGTTTAAATTTGTGAATGTTATCAAATGAAGACTATACAAGGGAGAGGGAGTGAGAGAGGAAACGAGAAGCAAGATTTGGACAAGTAATATTGTGGAATGAGAGGTGTGTTGCTTGGTGCAACCACCCTTCTATATATAACATTAAATACATATGGGCCAAGCCAACCGACTTTCTAGCATAGCCTATATACCCAAATACACATGCTCATCCAAATTATATATAACAGTGCAATCGTTTATATTTATAACTCCCTTTAATAATGTTAGGATtcacaaaattaaattataatattaaatcaCAAAATTTGGTTCGAACTAGTGAGTAGTGACCCATTGACTCGATATCTTAACCGAACTAATGATCGGTCTGAGTTAAAATACTATTAGCAAAATTCACGTAAATCTAGtgattaattgaaaatttgcCCTAAAAAATTGTAGTGAAATAGTGTAAGCGAAAAAATAGATGATAAAGCTGCTAAACCTGTCACAACCAACCCTTGCAAAACATATAAGCTACCAACACGCTTAGCTTTCCATGGGTCAATTATATGAAATTACAACACCAAAACTTACTTGTTGAAGACCTGATTTTTTGGAAGAATAATTATTGTTCTTGATTCAGGATACGTCCAACGTTGAGCGATCATATCTTTATTTGTATCTCACACTAGCTCCCTTTCACAGCTTTTAATGGAGCTATGTGGAGTCTTTAGTTTTCTAATTGAACGATTACAAATGAGATATAGTCATATCAGTTATAACTTTTATCCCAACTCATTATGGATTTAAGAGTTACGAACCACACTTCAACCCACACCCATCAAATTATAGATACTCAGAGCTAATAATAACAAGATAACCTACCTATGCACccatcaaaataataataaattaaccaaattttcataaaataaaataatatataattaattgttGCCCACGAAATGTTTGATAATTCTAACAAAAGTACATCTTTGGTAAAGATATAGAACTTTCTGTTTTTCCTAGATGTTGGTGCCGTGTGCACATGTATCCCTCAATTAAACGGGTCAAGTATAGTTGAactctatttattttattccaaCTAACTCATTGTATTGACATAGTCCTTGTTTGCGTGCAGATTTTCTTTGTTTCGAATTAAAATCATGCGGCATACCTACCAGAAGAACAATTGACTAATATGTTGACGTCACATATGGGAAACAACCATATTCCATTTGACCTTTTATTcaagagaaaatatgatttCAGATAAGAAGCAAGTTCATTAGTTAATTATAGAGAATGGTCCACGAGAAAGTAAACTAATAACATGTTGCAGGCTTGCAGCCTGTTAAGCACCGACACAGATACGGAAACCAGACATGGATACTGATATACTGATATGTATCATGTCTAAAATATAATTAGACACCATGCAAGAGTATAAATGACCCACAATAGTGGGTAAGGTGACTTGTtgttacaaaaaataaaaaatagaagatTACAAAAACACCCTTCAAATTATTCTTTCTCTCTACCACAATCCAGATCTCCTTTCTCTCCCTCCTTTCAaactccttctctctctcttcaaaaTTTCGTTCCCACACATCTGCACCTCCTTTTTGCCTCCCCCTTTACAGAAATGCTATGCATAAAACCAATACTCTGTCATATTTGCAAACCAAAACGAAATTTCTGTGATGTGGGCTTCCAATTCGAAAATGGGTGTCGTTTGATGGAATCCTTTTCGCCTTGAATACTCACTGGCGATCCACTGAACTTAAATTTTCCTGAAAATTTCATGAATTTGCCGAAATTTCAATTATCTGGGAGTTAAAGTTTTGATCAGATCTGATTAATTAGTCCACGCTGCCAAAGAAAATTGGTGGGATCTGACTTTTGTATTTTGCTTGCTGAGATGATGATGGATCTACTGCAACATTTCTGGGTTTCCTCTCTCCTAAACCCATAAAGAGGAAGAAGTTGAACAAGGGGGAGAGTGGAGGAAAAAGGGGAAAGGCAAAGAGATTATTTTACAGTGGTTTTCCGAACCACAGCGCTGGAGCTCTGTGACCGCCGACGTGGTGGCAAAACGGTGGAAGGCTGGTCGGAGGCGGCGGCTTGGTGACTGAGCAGGTGCAACAGATGTGGAGATTGAGAATGTGTTGTCGTCCTTCCTGGGGCTTCCAGAGTACAGAGGTGGAAAAGGGAAGAGGGAAGGGGAAGAGATGAGGGCATTAGAGTCAAAGtgtaaacaaattaaaataaattacaaataCAATACTACCATTTCACCAAGTTCCCCATAAGGCATCTTTATAGCATATTCCATTTCTGTGGCTGATAATATGTCATGCACCGGTGCAAGACCCACATCCTATTGCACCTTATCCTCCACCCCAAcatcttaatattttttttcttctaattatCTTAATATTATTTGTATATATAAGACACCaacatcttaatataatttGTGTACTTCTACAATATGTGTGGTACAACTTACAAGGTATTGAACAAGTGAAATTCTTATATAAAGTCAGATAGTGAGTATAGAGTGACCTATTGTTATACTATTTGTCAAGttatatatttgtttttaatttaagttgactttttttaaagttattcaaatataaaatataagttATTAGCTAAGCATCTAAGTCGTGTGAGCGAGGTGTTTAAGctgttaaaaaattatttttttaattttacacTTGATGAGTGTTGTACACTTAGATATGCAGAAAATCACAACATGTCAGTTCATACTTGATCAAGAGAGTAGAGACTTAGTATAGAAATGTTGCCATTGCAAATTAATGAAGCCAGGTTTCTTTTAAGCAAGGAGCAAATTTCCTTTGAGAATACAGTATATGAACAATAAGATGATTCTTTAAACAATAGTCATTGACAATATAATATCAGATTGAAGGAGACAATGAACTCAAAATTGAAGCACTTAAATGTGTACAAAACAATGAAATGTTTGTGTTCATAATGACCATGTTCCTATAATGACCTAAAGCCAGTTCTATATCACCTGAACAAACTGAAAACTtgatttctcttctttcttctgtaTATATCACTTTCCATCTATGGGAAacccaagaaaaaaaattcagaattgCCATTTCAAAGTTATTCTCCTATTCTCCATTAAACATCAGCACACTTCATTGGAGCATAGCCAAGTCTAGACTTGTTCATATCATACAAGATGTGAAAGTTCTGCTGTTGGTAGTTTCCAATTATTGAAAGAGCAGACCTAGGAGTCCCCAAAATAGCCAAACAAACAATTTCTTCTGGTTCAATCTGGATAAAATAGTTCTCCACAGGAAAGTCCCAAACTGCTCCATCAGCAAACAATATCCCAAACTCAGGAAGCTCCATTTGTTCAACTCCACTCACATTATAGCATGGACTTAGAGGAGGAAAGCCTTCAACAATTGAATAGCCCTTAATTTTCCTCATGAATGCCTCCTTAATAATCCCATAAGCAGGTTCAGCAAAATATGTCAGAGTGGTGCCAGAATCAATTATTgtaccaccaccgccgccgccatcTTCTGACAAATCCCAAGTCTCTTCTGGTATCTCTAGCACTTCACCACCAACCATAACAGATTTTATCTGAACATAGTAAAATGTGTCAACttgattctctttctctttcccaCCAACAAAAGAAGTGAAATTCAAATTTGGGTGGCTGAGAAGCTCATTGTCCTCACCAAATATCAACTTGCTGCTTGAATTGCTGTTCCTATCCACAAGGCAATAGGAAAAGGAATGGCCATATAGTGATTTCAGCTGAGAACTAAATGATAATGGTCCTCTCCCTAAGCCTAGTAACCCTGCAGCACCATGAAATAGACCTCTATTCCAGTGACCGCAACCAAACATCACATTCTCAACAAGCTTCATCTCAGGCTTATTCCCAGTAAGATTGACTGTGAAAGTTTCCAGTGCAAAATCCCCAGTTGTGTTGGAACTATCACCATACCAATAGAAATATGGACAGCTCTGATTCTCAGCCTTGCAAGGGTAAGGAGGGTCTGGGGATGACACCAATTGGCACTGAGGATCATGACAAGTTATGTTCTTGAAAGAGGTGGAATCTTTGGGATCATAGTATGGTCCATTTTGCTCAAAACAAGCATAGCAAGGAAGACATTGAATCCAGTTAAGGTCACTGCCAGTGTCAAGTATCAGAGAAAAATGTTTAGGTGGTGTTCCAATAAACACATCCATGAAGTACTCTCCAGAGCCAAGACTCACTCCTGAAGCCAAGGTTGCCACAAGATGATTGGAACTGTTTCCTGCAAAATATTCTGCAGGAGAAACCTCTGGCTTATAGGGCTTCTTTGATTGTTCTTTTGCTTTCTGAAGCCTGGAAATGGTGTTTTGgttcttcttttctatgacCCTTCTGTGAAGGGTTTGAATTCTGATCAAGTCTCTCACTACAAATTCAGCTACAGAATTTTTAGCCTCAGCTTCTTTGCTCATTGGCTGATGTCTCAGGTGGAGTTTCATAGATTGCTTGTGTTGTTTTGTTGCAAGAAAAAGTTCTCcctcaacatcatcatcatcatcaactccAGAATGCCCCAGTTTCTCTGACTTTGAGAAGCTACACCCAGTTTCTTCTGAAGAAGAAACAGAATTGAAGCTTGATGGCTCAGGTAACTTGATTGCAGCAAGAGAAGAGCCGTTCTTACTGAGACAATTGTGATTGTGATTCTCTGAAATGGGTTCCACAGTGCAGGAGTTCAAAAGAAGGAGAAGCAGAATGGGAAAAATCTTCAAAACCATTGGTATGATGAGGTCTTCTTTGCTGAAAAAGAAAGGTAGATGCAAAATCCAGAAAGAATGAAACTTGCAACAATTCTgagctttgaaaaaaaaaaaaaacaggaagGGTTGTcaaaattcaatctcaaaaccaatcagaaatTGCAAAATTCCCCAAAGAATCAAACTTTGAATGAGAAAAATGAAGGTAGAGGCCTAGAGGGATTATATTGAAGGAAGCCAAAATGCTAAAGCTGGATACTTTCAAGGCCTAAAATGACagagagagaagagaatgaaagaagaggaagaaagtgATTCTTGGTTCTAGTTTTATCAAGAACAATTGATCCTGTTCTACACCTGGTAGATTTTCAGGgtgtttttgaaagaaaaaatattatgaGTTACTTGAATGAAGGAAAGAAGTGATTTGAAATGTTGAATCAATAAATGCAAACATGCTCAAAGAATAAAAACCAGAAACTTGGTTTCATTCATAAAAATCAGTTTGAAAAGATTGATGatgaaaaatcaaattttaatgGGAATATATATAAATGACTAGTCTTCCAATCTTATACTCTTGCAGTGTATTTTCCTCTCAGTTTCCTTCAAACCCATATCACACAGGTTTAGACCTTACCATATAGAAAATGACACATTTGTAAATGAACCTTTCACAAAATCCATAGTACATGAATTTAATTGCACTTTAGCTTTTTAATAATTCATATAATTAACTTTTTATCTTGAAATATTGGATGACAAGTAGGTACAGTGTTTCCTACATTGGCTGCAACTACAAAAAGTCAAAGTGAAAAATGGAAATGTGTGGTCACTGGTCACTGGTCACTGGTCAGAGTTTGTGAACATGTCCCTGTCTCCATTGCTGACTATAACCTGATAAGTATTTTTCCCTCATAACTTCATTTAATTAATAATGTGATCTATTTTTGGATTTTTGAGACCAAATGTTGAGTAAGATACTAAAACGCAGGTCATTGAAATGGATGTTAGATAATCTTGACTTCTTCTAGTCTTTTGAAATTGAACGTTGATAATGGGTACGATAACAACTACAAACAAATGGATACTCGCATGACACTCTACTGCCCAAGTTGAGGAAAAGGATTTTTGAATAATTAAagtgaaaaaagaaagaaacaattcgagattgtttttttttttggtctgaATAGTATGGATTATATTCCATTGAAAAGCCTGGTACAACCATGTGCGTAAAGAACTTTTTTTTAGAGGGGTGAGAAGGAAGTGCATTTTTACAAAAAGAAGGTAAATTTTTTGAATATATGACATTCaattagtatattattattttacatTGTCATTGCATAAACATTAAACTTTGCTTTTAATAATAAACTAGAAACTACTATTGAACAAAAGTGACCCTACCCTACCCTCCCCTCCCTccatttccttaaataaaaatctcgTAACTACCCTTAAGAGTTTCTTTTGGGCTTTTGACAATGATAGATAGTTTTGATTAAAGGTACTTGAATAATGAAACGAGACTTACATCAAACAAATACAGGATCCATCTAAATAGTGCAAAagcactttcaaaaaaaaaatctaaatagtGCAAAAGAACAATATCACAATGTTACACATTAAAATGCAACAATATATAATATGTTTGCTCACAAATTCTACTCAACAAAAACAAGCAAATAAATCCTAAAATATCCTCCTCTTTTTATATCTCGtatttcacattttttcatTGCCAATATTTTTAGGTTCTGCCAACTCTGCAGAAACTTCCACAAGGGAGATCAATTACAAAATAAATGACTCAATCGTATGAAGTTGAATTTTTACTGAAGTAGCAGATTGTTCTTAATTTATCTATTTGCATTGCAATTTTGCTTTTTGAATTTATATTCTCACATGAAACAAGTGCCATTGGAAAACCCTTTAAATGCAAATCTAAACATCTttggcaaaaaaaaaatgatttataccaaaatatgatgtaaaaggttaaGGTGAAAAAAAAGGGGAGAATtcgggaattagatttcccacccctcaTTTAGAATTGCCACCCATTTAAAAATGGGGAAAAACCAAAATTGTCCCTCCGTGTTTTACTCCAGAGGTTGAACATTCGGACTCATCCGAATGTTCAACTTTCGGACTCTGTTAATATTAGAACAGAAATCCCTCAATTCAGATTCACTTTTAGAACAGAACAAAACATCAACACTCGGAGCTCTCAAGACATGCGACCCAGAAGCGACCTAGAAGCGACAAAAGCGACCAAGAATCGCGACCAAGAATCGTCCGTGTTTCAAAAGCGACACTGAGGTAATTCGATTTCCTTTTGAGACAGTATCTGGTTTGAGAGgtccgaatcttgaagtttcatattaatccaGTTCAACAACTCTCGGACGTCTTAAAAAGGAGGGTGGCAAATTTAATTATCAACCAGTCTGAACCTTATAGTCCTGGAGAGATCCGAACCTTATAGTCCTGGATCTTTCCACATCTACAATAAAGCATTTGAATTTTTTCACACATGTGTTCTCAATATCAATTATTCATTTATGTTAATATACAGATATTTCCAAAGGACAATGCACCTCCACCTGAAAGCTTCACAAACATAACAAAAGATTAATATTAGTTCTTTACTAATTCTATATTAAGGACTATTTGTGTAACTTTTGAAATGCTTAACTTAGATTATGTATTGTTATTTTGCTTCACTTTTCAAATGCTTAACTTTGATTAtgtattgtaattttgtttaaattggattatgtaactttgcaattttaaagtcatgttatttttgctgcaattggactaaagtcatgttattttaactgtaaGTAAAGCATTCGAACGTATAACTCTCGAACGGGGTCCAAAACATCAACAACGGTACTGGTGTAGAGGTTTAAGTCCCAGAGGGTAGTccaaacatttttttaaaaatgctgGGGTGACAATTCTAAATGAGGGATGAGAAATCTAATTCCCGGAGAATTCGTTTGAGATGGTAGAGTGGGGGGAATTTCATAATGCAGAAAGCAGAATTGATGGGTGAATCTTGGGCCTTAGACCCTTATTTCAGGTTAGAGTATTTGGGCTATTActccaatcaataaactgcatATGTTTTTATTGGGCTCAAACCCAAACTGAAGCATTTTCCTCTATGCTACTCGTAATAGTTTTCACAAAACCACTCCTCGTTATAAACATATAAATTTGTGGTTTTGACTATTGTCATCAAATCCATTGTCGTCCAGCGGTTAGGATATCTGGCTTTCACCCAGGAGACCCGGGTTTGATTCCCGGCAATGgaacttttttttattaatttaggtTCAATAGTCAAACTTAACTTGTCTCACAAAAATAAGGGTTAAATGTGTtcaccgtccctgaactttgagctaGATCTGGTTtacgtccctcgccggaaaatcttcctagcgCCATCCTCAAACTCAATTGTTTGTACGGAAACCGTCCTTGCCGTCGATGAAACTCCGACCGCCGTGTCCAGGTGTCACTTTGGAGCTgacgtgtaattttttttaaaataaaataagaaataacATAATTGATTTTTAGCTAACCCCAAATCTTtcctaatttaatttctaaaccctaaaactaaaactaaaactttttttttgggtccTTTTTAGTTTTTCATCTATACTAAAACTAACACTAACAGTAAATAAAAGAAcggttataaaaaaaaattaaatatgaaagAATGTGCTTTGTGAAAAATCAAAGCACAAAATCAGATCTGggtttctcttttctttctgtTTTCCTTGTCCATCAATGGCAGACTAcgacacccaccaccaccaacagcGCCTCCAGCGCTGCCACGACGCCACTGTTGGATCCCCATCACGCTCCTCTCCCTCGCCCACCTCATCTTCTACGTTTCAGTCGCACAGACGTTCCGCTCCATCAACGACGTCAAGGACCAGCGCCACTGCCACAAGCTTACTCTAGGCTTGGCCACCGAGAAGCTCCGGGAGATGAGGATGCGCCTCAGCAGCGTTGCCGCCGGTGATCTGCCACACCTTcatctccctttctctcctctcTCCAGCCACTTCCATTCCCATGTTGTTTTGTTGCCACAAAACCCTCTCTCCCtcatcaaacccaaacccgacaATTAAAGATCGCACCTTTCCTTCTCCGCTGGCGAAGAAGAACGCAGAACCGGTGGCAGCGCTGGAGATTCTGGTGCTGGAGATTGGGGGTTTTAGGGGTTTTGGTGAACAGGTGGAGATTTAAGGTTTCTGCAGATCCCCAATCCCCGACGCCGGAGCGAAGACTCCACCTCCTCCACTGCATCTCATCTTATATCACGAATCTGGGTTTGTAAGCATTTTTCAGCGAGGATTCTAGTGTACAGGTTGTGGTTCCCTCTCACCAGAGCTAAGGAATCTAGTGTCCAGGTTGTATTCTTAGGACTTTagtaatttttcaatttaaaattacCAAACCGTGATGAAATTGGGTTTGTCTGTAAAGCCatttgattgttagtataaccATTGTAATATCGTTTTATTCTCTGGTGTGTCATCTTGTgcatgttttgaattttttatgtaGTTCACTATCTTCTCACGCTTCAAATTTTTGGGTTTTTCTTAGATGGAGGTTCTAGGAAAaattggagaagatgaagaagtgaTGAACATAATGAAAAACCCAGAAATCGAACTAAAGGAAGAACCCTAATTTATGGGTTGGGTCTGAAGGAGGAAGATGATGGAGAGGGTTTTGATTTAGGGTTAGTTTTAGTTTAGAgtttagaaattaaattaggaATGTTCGGGGGGGGCTTAActacaaataaaaatatttagtttttttttaaattaacacgtcatttcattaaatgacgtggcatgaCCACATAGGACGGTTGGGTACGGTGGCCGAAGGCAAATCGCCGGCAAGGACggtttccaaacaaaaaagGTAGTCTGAGGGTGGcgctaggaagattttccggcgagggacggaaacCAGATCTCgttcaaagttcagggacggtgaACACATTTAAccccaaaaataaattaataagcaGTTAAACACGTTTCAAGAAATTTTTTGTGCTTTAGGAATACACTCTTTATGAAATATTAAGACTCCTAAAATCCATGGCTATTTCATTTACAAATATAGTCTTAACAAATATTGAAAATTCATTGGGTGAGATTAATTatgatgagaaaaaaacacatcattaacaaaaaaaacttcatTAATCAAATGGAAGAAACTGATACAACCAATacggccccgtttggaaaaacagcttaattaagcacttatggtcataagcgcttatgacataagcgcttattcattagctatttttgaaaatttattgaaataaattaaaaataagctgtatataagcataagctgtttttcataagctatcctgagtagcttacgaaaataagctgaaaatagcttatggcaggtcataagctgtttgcataagccctctcaaacactgacataagagcttatgctgtcagataagctcaaataagctcttccaaactgggccatCATGCTAATGAAGCCACATTATATATAACCATTAATTTGACAATTATATGAGTAGACATTAAGACACACACTTATGGGTTAAACATTTTGGTTCCAAAACTAAACTACATGAACGTGGTTTGATTAATTTCCTACTCGATCCATCATCACAAGTCTTACCTAA contains:
- the LOC130725425 gene encoding aspartyl protease AED1-like, with the translated sequence MVLKIFPILLLLLLNSCTVEPISENHNHNCLSKNGSSLAAIKLPEPSSFNSVSSSEETGCSFSKSEKLGHSGVDDDDDVEGELFLATKQHKQSMKLHLRHQPMSKEAEAKNSVAEFVVRDLIRIQTLHRRVIEKKNQNTISRLQKAKEQSKKPYKPEVSPAEYFAGNSSNHLVATLASGVSLGSGEYFMDVFIGTPPKHFSLILDTGSDLNWIQCLPCYACFEQNGPYYDPKDSTSFKNITCHDPQCQLVSSPDPPYPCKAENQSCPYFYWYGDSSNTTGDFALETFTVNLTGNKPEMKLVENVMFGCGHWNRGLFHGAAGLLGLGRGPLSFSSQLKSLYGHSFSYCLVDRNSNSSSKLIFGEDNELLSHPNLNFTSFVGGKEKENQVDTFYYVQIKSVMVGGEVLEIPEETWDLSEDGGGGGGTIIDSGTTLTYFAEPAYGIIKEAFMRKIKGYSIVEGFPPLSPCYNVSGVEQMELPEFGILFADGAVWDFPVENYFIQIEPEEIVCLAILGTPRSALSIIGNYQQQNFHILYDMNKSRLGYAPMKCADDTHAVGGGKVLGLDSKSDSFVAKYISKWPNTIQIQFRVLHFALLLVYTHKTKPNQTLLLRSSSLQFQMVAFKFHQYQVVGRALPTETDVHPKIYRMKLWATNEVRAKSKFWYFLRKLKKVKKSNGQVLAINEIFEKNPTKIKNYGIWLRYQSRTGYHNMYKEYRDTTLNGAVEHMYNEMASRHRVRSPCIQIIKTATVEAKLCKRESTKQFHNSKIKFPLVYKKIRPPTRKLKTTYKASRPNLFM